One genomic segment of Gammaproteobacteria bacterium includes these proteins:
- a CDS encoding NgoFVII family restriction endonuclease → MKLILHDQNKRGSLDEYYRRAFKQATELFIVTAYLTAWDNELQLNEACRGFRLIIGKDFGITRKAACESVMQWLPAKRKSQFLVADLIAGFHPKAVFWSEGDNKYYAIVGSSNLTRAAFETNYEANVYSKISKTEYAAAKEWVKHLECKSIVVSSDWLSKYHESTRAPGSRRASAKDTSEKDIALIALKLPKPRGTEKQVEYRRRKLQTHEKKQAGLTRLFVRCANREIESREFYEQLPNYWSYKIGNRLQGHGFEISGAWSDFTALSQSFIRIIRTDEDDRDDVVAEEIDRLQELSVATRAAFLSEMLCLRFRKLYPVLNAPVRKFLTDKKFKPPSKASEGARYIDLAKKLRFSLLQNPEHAAKDLAELDAVIWLAYGKKKK, encoded by the coding sequence ATGAAGCTGATACTGCATGACCAGAACAAGAGGGGCTCTCTCGACGAATACTATCGGCGCGCTTTCAAGCAAGCGACAGAATTATTTATCGTTACAGCCTATTTAACCGCGTGGGACAACGAACTTCAACTCAATGAGGCGTGTCGAGGTTTTCGGCTGATTATAGGCAAGGACTTCGGAATAACGCGAAAAGCAGCCTGTGAATCAGTAATGCAATGGCTGCCAGCAAAGAGAAAGAGTCAGTTTCTGGTGGCAGACCTCATTGCCGGATTCCATCCAAAGGCAGTATTTTGGTCTGAAGGTGACAACAAATATTATGCAATTGTCGGCTCCTCAAACCTGACGCGAGCTGCATTTGAAACCAACTACGAAGCAAACGTCTATTCTAAAATCTCGAAAACAGAGTATGCAGCAGCGAAAGAATGGGTGAAGCACCTAGAGTGCAAGTCAATCGTTGTCTCTAGCGACTGGCTATCAAAATACCACGAGTCAACGCGAGCCCCTGGCTCAAGACGCGCAAGTGCCAAAGACACGTCGGAAAAAGATATTGCGCTCATCGCACTAAAGTTGCCAAAGCCGAGAGGGACAGAGAAACAGGTTGAATATCGTCGGCGAAAACTACAAACCCACGAAAAAAAGCAAGCTGGTTTGACGAGGCTCTTCGTGCGGTGCGCGAATCGCGAGATCGAGTCCCGAGAGTTTTATGAACAGTTGCCAAACTACTGGAGTTATAAGATAGGAAATCGATTGCAAGGGCATGGGTTTGAAATCTCAGGCGCATGGAGTGATTTCACTGCGCTCTCTCAAAGCTTCATCCGAATTATTCGGACAGATGAAGACGATCGAGACGATGTTGTCGCAGAGGAAATTGACCGTCTTCAAGAATTGAGTGTAGCAACTAGAGCTGCATTCCTGTCAGAAATGCTCTGCCTTCGGTTTCGTAAACTGTACCCGGTGCTTAACGCGCCTGTTCGCAAATTTCTTACGGATAAAAAGTTCAAGCCACCAAGCAAGGCCAGTGAAGGCGCGCGATACATAGACTTGGCAAAAAAGTTGCGATTCTCGTTGCTCCAGAATCCCGAACATGCTGCTAAGGATCTCGCTGAGCTAGATGCCGTGATCTGGCTTGCTTACGGAAAGAAGAAGAAATAA
- a CDS encoding ATP-binding protein: MGRNQTDEFAPVISRLEILLTRAEMLLPAKNDEPDWGAVAFRWRKPGFLQAVKHPHRMELDDLLNIDAQKANLIQNTRQFVAGHAANNALLSGSRGTGKSSLVKALLNEYADEGLRLIEVERHDLIDLPDIVEPLYERPERFILFTDDLSFEANEPSYKALKAMLDGSIAVAPDNVLIYATSNRRHLMPEFQRENLEASYVEGEIHHGEAVEEKISLSERFGLWVSFHPFNQEQYLRAVRHWLQRLDAPARDTDTLRDESLRWALQRGSRSGRVAYQFARDWAGQSSLQKAE; this comes from the coding sequence ATGGGTAGGAACCAAACGGACGAGTTTGCTCCCGTAATCAGCCGCTTGGAAATACTTTTGACGCGCGCGGAAATGCTGCTACCCGCGAAGAACGACGAGCCGGACTGGGGTGCAGTGGCTTTCCGCTGGCGTAAGCCTGGTTTTCTGCAGGCGGTTAAACATCCGCATCGCATGGAGCTCGACGACCTGCTCAATATCGATGCGCAAAAGGCGAACCTGATCCAGAACACGCGTCAGTTCGTGGCCGGCCACGCCGCCAATAACGCGCTCTTGTCTGGTTCGCGCGGCACCGGAAAATCGTCGCTGGTGAAGGCGTTGCTGAACGAATACGCGGACGAGGGCTTACGCCTGATCGAGGTGGAACGCCACGATCTGATCGACCTGCCCGATATCGTCGAGCCGCTGTACGAGCGTCCCGAGCGATTTATTCTGTTCACCGACGATCTCTCGTTCGAGGCAAACGAGCCCAGCTACAAGGCGCTCAAGGCGATGCTGGACGGCTCCATCGCGGTCGCGCCGGACAATGTTCTGATCTACGCCACCTCCAACCGCCGGCACCTGATGCCGGAGTTCCAGCGCGAAAATCTCGAAGCCAGTTACGTGGAAGGCGAAATCCATCACGGTGAAGCGGTGGAGGAAAAGATCTCGCTGTCGGAGCGCTTCGGTCTGTGGGTTTCGTTTCACCCGTTCAACCAGGAACAGTATCTGCGCGCTGTTCGTCACTGGCTGCAAAGGCTTGACGCGCCTGCGCGCGATACGGACACGCTACGTGACGAGTCACTGCGCTGGGCCCTGCAACGCGGTTCGCGGAGCGGCCGCGTAGCGTATCAGTTCGCGCGCGACTGGGCGGGGCAGTCATCCTTGCAAAAAGCAGAGTAG